In Suncus etruscus isolate mSunEtr1 chromosome 9, mSunEtr1.pri.cur, whole genome shotgun sequence, the genomic window TCTGTCAAAATTGTAGCTTTTCAATATTTGTAAGGAAGCTTCATTAAACTACTCCTTAAGCCTAAGGATGACTAGGAAGGACGAAAAAGTAAATTCTGCTTCAAGTTCCACTTCCAAGGCAATAACATCAGTTAAGTTTTACTGAATGCAACAGTTATTCCTATGGCCATTAGAGGGTTCGAAGCGCAGCCTCATTTTAGAATGGTAATTCTCCAAATATAAGAGTTGCTTGCTGTTGAAGGCTCCACGCCGCTTCTGTCTTATTAACTGCACTGCATCTTCATTTTTCATTCCACCTTCGATCAATGCCAGGGCGACGAGCACTGGTGTTCTCCCAAGACCTGCCACGCAGTGCACAGCAATACAGCACCCGGGCTCTTTACGAAACTTCATGTTCACCAGACTTAACCAGTTGTCGACGATCTGGTTTGAAGGGGGCGAACCATCATCAAAAGGCCAATCCAGAACCTGGATGCCTTCTTTCTCCACCAAAGCAGTGTCATAAGTTGCTTCACAGACTCGTACTATAGTAGTGACTCCGTACTTCTTCAGTTCCTCTATGAATTTGTGTAAGGTTGTATTGGTTGGATTGTGTGTGATCAGAAACCTCATGTTTCTATAAGTGACCTCCACGGGGGCTGGGAGGTTCACTGGAGCCATgatcaattctttaaaaaaaaaaaaatcagttggattatgattttttttttttaatatctgaatGCAGAAATGATGTGAAGTAACCGAAGTCTGCTCTATTATACTCTGGCCGAAATCCTCAATGCTTTGACCATGAAACTGGAAGCCAGAGGAAATGAAGCGATCCTCCAAATGGGAAGCAATCTTTGGGCTGTGATGCTGGGGCACTGGAAAGAAAGAAGGTGCACCGAGTTTTACTCCATCCGGATCAGAACTTTTTTTGTCAAAGGCTTGGACAATTTTAATCCAACACTCCTGGGTCCAGGATAACCGCTCTTCGGGGGATGCTTCGTGGAGACAGGGGGCTGAAGTCTACAGTTCACTTGTCCTCGTAAAGGTCGTGCTGTGCCTGGCAGTAATCTCCGGAGCCCTTCAGAATCTCCATCAATGCGTGACCGAGAACACTACAGAAAAGGCTGGGTCTACTCATGAAAGACTGTGGCCTAATCATACAGCCGGTCCCGAGGCTACGGTGGCGAAGGCTGCAGAGCAGTCAGGAGTGGATGGTCACGAAGCAGCGCTGGGATACCCGGTGATACTGCGCACCTGTCCAGGGAGCCAATGCGCGCGCCGAGGCGCTCGTGCGTCACAAGCCTCCCTTTTCTAGCCAGTGTAATTGGGAGGCGTGCCAAGAACCAATGAGCACATAATTGGGGCCCGCCCGCCCTGCCCCCAGTATGAGCGGGTGGATATAGCTGAAGTAGGAATGAGTTGAATGAAGTCAGGGGCGGTGGGGATGTTCTGAGCCTCTTCCCCTAGGCTTGGGGAGCAGAATGATGGAGAAGGGTCTCAGGGATTGGGGACCAACTGAAGAAACATGGGAgtacaacttgaatcatcttgttcagcctcatgaATTGAGAGGGATAATaagaatgaatggtaccaggtctAAACAgccgtataaacattgagtagaaataaaaaatgatcagacttaaacaccaaacccaaagtcaacaacagaatcgataccctatctacaacaagctatacacagagaggattagttatactagcactctgggggacaaaggagggtgatatgggaCACACGCtggaaaaaggggtggagggaggacaaccctggtggagggaatggccctgattcattgtcactatgtaccttagtaatgtgaaagatttgttactcacttttggtcataataaaaattatttaaaaaagaaaagaaacatgggaGTAGATTAAAACAggcaggagagggaagggagCCGCCAAAAAATGTGATTTGTAGGTTCTGATTATTTTCTCATCACCTTTTAAGTCTGTCTTTGATTAACATCACCGTACTGCCAGGTTCTTTACAACTCTagtctgggaccagagtgatagatagcatatagggtagggtgttttccttgcacacgacCGACTTGGGCtccatccccggcaccccatacggtcccccaagcctgccaggagtaacccctgagtgcctccgggtatggttcaaaaacaaacaaataagcctttaaaaatatctagtccagagactggagtgatagcacagcagtagggcatttgcaggcggccaaccctggacagtccagggttagatccccagcatcccatacagtcctccaagcctaccaagagtgatttctaagagcagagccaggagtaacccctgaacggcactaggtgtgacccaaaaaataaatctagTCTGACAaattttggggttattttttgttgttgttcttgggccacacctaaccaTCCTCGGGGATGGCCATGTGTAGACCAACCCCCATGCAATATCACTCTGAGCCCTAACACTTTAAATTGAAGACCTCTGCCCATTAAtagtgtttattattttgttttattattttacattgggCTTTATTACTGGTAGATTTTCCGTGTTTAGCTCTCATTTTTACTATTTGTtgcatttctatatttttctatgccttcttgattttcttttggaTTAAGTTTTTTTCCTTAGATATTTTCCCTCTACTGTTTTGAAAATCTGAAATTATGGTTGAAATTTGGAATTTATTTCTAGTTTAGACACATAAGTCTAGATTGACTTTACATTTAATAGATCAGTTAATACAAAATCCTAGCACTTCAGTTGATTGAGAAAGGGGTGGGAATTGGGCACAGATAAAATTGCTAGAGGTTACACAGCTAGTAAACAGTATAGCTAACATTAGAGTTCTGGGATTCTAGCTCTAGAATCTAGCTCTTTTCCCCATTACAAGGAACTCTTCTCCTTTTAACTAAATGTGTTACAAGCAAAATGTTTTCAGGCatttaaattcaaaaattataaaaaaattaatatttacatttgCTTTATGTCATCCattttttgttcacttttttcCCTGTATTATAATGTTTCTTCTAAACTTCAAAAGAAATCTTTTAATTCTTTGTATATGgtcactttaatattttataatatcttaagatttggatcagagagatagcataagtaGGAAGGCACTGGGTTGCTGGAAGTtaactcaggatttattcctataCCACATATGGATCCCCTTCCTGGTTCATCATCCAGCATCTCCTATAGTGATCTTGAACACAGATGCCTGAGAAAGACTTGAACACCATCAGTTGAGGCCCtcaaaataagccaaaaaaagtttaaaataagacCTTAAAATGTGtattctcggggccggagagatagcaaggaggtaaggcgtttacctttcatgcagaaggtcatcagttcgaatcccggcgtcccatatggttccccatgcctgccaggagcaatttctgagcatgaagccaggagtaacccctgagcactgccgggtgtgacccaaaaaccaaaaaaaaaaaaaaataaggtgtattctctcataaaaattaattgaaaaatactTGTATActcccttttattattttactggaGACACTGTGATTTTTAGAACATTATTAAAAGgatttcatggggccagagagataacatggaggtcaggcatttgccttgcaagcaaaaggacggtggttcaaatctcggcatcccatatggtcccctgagcctgccaggagcgatttcggagtgtagagccaagagtaacctctgagcgctgccaagtgtgacccaaacccccctcccccaaaaaaatttcaTGTGTAAAATGTTAGAACACCACATCCTTTACCAGAGTGCTGTTTCCCATTACCATTGTCTTAAGGTCCCCAACACAACACTACCAACCACCCCTCTAAGACCTCCTTCATGtataaatgtgtttttctttgaggcttttaataattttttataagtCCTATATCATGCTTTTATGattaatatttttcagataattttaatttaacattCATTTTAATAGCCTTTTGAAGATGCTTCAGCTCAAGTGTCTATttgcttttagaatttttataaatgtctaGGCTCTGTGCATAGCCTTTCACTAATAAAAGtgtgtttcttccttccttttttttattcttccttcatccctcttttctttct contains:
- the LOC126017981 gene encoding protein tyrosine phosphatase type IVA 1-like isoform X2 yields the protein MAPVNLPAPVEVTYRNMRFLITHNPTNTTLHKFIEELKKYGVTTIVRVCEATYDTALVEKEGIQVLDWPFDDGSPPSNQIVDNWLSLVNMKFRKEPGCCIAVHCVAGLGRTPKRRGAFNSKQLLYLENYHSKMRLRFEPSNGHRNNCCIQ
- the LOC126017981 gene encoding protein tyrosine phosphatase type IVA 1-like isoform X1, with the protein product MAPVNLPAPVEVTYRNMRFLITHNPTNTTLHKFIEELKKYGVTTIVRVCEATYDTALVEKEGIQVLDWPFDDGSPPSNQIVDNWLSLVNMKFRKEPGCCIAVHCVAGLGRTPVLVALALIEGGMKNEDAVQLIRQKRRGAFNSKQLLYLENYHSKMRLRFEPSNGHRNNCCIQ